The Desulfococcus multivorans DNA window CATCAGGTTAACCATAAAACTGCCTGGGCCATTGGCCCCTGCGGCGGCCATTTCGCCGGCCAGCCCAAAAACGGCCAGGGCGGTCGCAGCAGCAGTGAAAGCGTCGGAATCCACAGCGGCAAAAGCCGCGATGAGGGCCGACGCCGTGCATCCAGTGCCGGTCACCCGTTGCATCAGCGGGTGACCGTTGGCGACGCGGACTTGTCGAAAGCCGTCGGTGACGACGTCGATGGGTCCGGTGACAGCCAGAGTAACACCCGTCCTGTCGGCTAAACGCATTGCACCGGGAAGAACCGCTTCCATTGAATGGACGGCATCGACCCCTTTGCCCCCGGGAAAACTATCCGATTCGACATCGGAAAGTGCGTGAACCTCAGAGGCATTGCCGCGCACGATTTTGACGGCGGCCTCCTTCAAAATTTTCCTGGCGGTGTCGGT harbors:
- the thiM gene encoding hydroxyethylthiazole kinase is translated as MNTLKDQAAENLIAVRRNVPLIHNITNFVVMNVTANALLAIGASPMMAHAPEEAAALADLAGALVLNIGTLTREWVPTMILAGQAAATRGKPVVFDPVGAGTTRFRTDTARKILKEAAVKIVRGNASEVHALSDVESDSFPGGKGVDAVHSMEAVLPGAMRLADRTGVTLAVTGPIDVVTDGFRQVRVANGHPLMQRVTGTGCTASALIAAFAAVDSDAFTAAATALAVFGLAGEMAAAGANGPGSFMVNLMDVLYAMTPEAVRIGVRIEEA